One stretch of Mycolicibacterium fallax DNA includes these proteins:
- the hadA gene encoding (3R)-hydroxyacyl-ACP dehydratase subunit HadA: MLSEKLLGHHFRYPDHYEVEREKIREYAKAVKNEDRSFFNEAAAAELGYDSLPAPLTFISVFGYTAQVAMFEDAGIALADAQIVHVDQELRFVRQIKAGDRLYCDVTVDSVRKAHGTDIIVNKTVISNQDGDVVQEAYTTLAGRSDEDNGESGFSDGTA, from the coding sequence GTGCTGAGTGAAAAGCTTCTCGGGCACCATTTTCGGTATCCCGATCATTACGAGGTCGAACGCGAGAAGATTCGCGAATACGCCAAGGCCGTCAAGAACGAAGACCGGTCGTTTTTCAATGAGGCTGCCGCCGCCGAGCTGGGCTATGACAGCCTGCCCGCTCCGCTCACTTTCATCTCGGTTTTCGGCTACACCGCCCAGGTCGCCATGTTCGAAGACGCCGGTATCGCCCTCGCGGATGCCCAGATCGTGCACGTCGATCAGGAGCTGCGGTTCGTCCGGCAGATCAAGGCCGGCGACAGGCTCTACTGCGATGTGACCGTGGATTCGGTGCGCAAGGCGCACGGCACGGACATCATCGTCAACAAGACGGTCATCTCCAATCAGGACGGTGACGTTGTGCAGGAGGCCTACACCACCCTGGCGGGGCGTAGCGACGAAGATAATGGAGAGAGTGGCTTTAGCGATGGCACTGCGTAG
- the rpmG gene encoding 50S ribosomal protein L33, producing MASSTDVRPKITLACEVCKHRNYITKKNRRNDPDRLELKKFCPNCGQHQAHRESR from the coding sequence GTGGCCTCCAGTACCGATGTGCGGCCGAAGATCACCTTGGCCTGCGAGGTGTGCAAGCATCGCAACTACATCACCAAGAAGAACCGCCGCAACGACCCGGATCGGCTGGAACTGAAGAAGTTCTGCCCGAACTGCGGCCAGCATCAGGCGCACCGCGAATCTCGCTGA
- a CDS encoding globin domain-containing protein, with protein sequence MTVAVERAELSPEQAEVIKATLPLVGAHIEEITTEFYQRMFAAHPELIRNLFNRGNQAQGAQQKALAASVATFATHLIDPNLPHPAELMSRIAHKHTSLGIVAEQYPIVYENLFAAIVTVLGADVVTEEVATAWDRVFWVMAESLIDEERELYRAAGVSDGDVFRRLRVLERSEDPSGVLLITVNAGAAQALPGQYVSVGVTLPDGARQLRQYSLVGIDGEALTFAVKPVESTGDTPAGEVSNWLRDNLQVGDLLDVTVPFGDLPMPDASAPIVLISAGIGITPMISILQHLAEQAPQAIVRVLHADRSAASHPLRDRQLELARRLPNATVELWYEQGAEEVAARPGQMSIGDVDVPAGANVYLCGPDGFVRAQRDALTMSGVPAARVHCELFSPNDWLLN encoded by the coding sequence ATGACCGTCGCCGTCGAACGCGCCGAACTCTCGCCCGAGCAGGCCGAGGTGATCAAGGCCACGTTGCCACTGGTCGGGGCCCATATCGAAGAGATCACCACGGAGTTCTACCAGCGGATGTTCGCCGCCCACCCCGAGCTGATCCGCAACCTGTTCAACCGGGGCAACCAGGCCCAGGGCGCCCAGCAGAAGGCGCTGGCCGCCTCCGTTGCGACGTTCGCCACCCACCTGATCGATCCCAACCTGCCGCACCCGGCCGAGCTGATGAGCCGCATCGCGCACAAGCACACCTCGCTGGGCATCGTCGCCGAGCAGTACCCGATCGTCTACGAAAACCTGTTCGCCGCGATCGTGACGGTGCTCGGGGCCGACGTGGTGACCGAGGAGGTTGCCACTGCCTGGGACCGGGTGTTCTGGGTGATGGCCGAATCGCTGATCGACGAGGAACGCGAGCTCTACCGCGCGGCCGGGGTGTCCGACGGCGACGTCTTTCGCCGGCTGCGGGTGCTCGAGCGCAGCGAGGACCCCTCGGGCGTGCTGCTGATCACCGTCAACGCCGGTGCCGCGCAGGCGCTGCCCGGGCAGTACGTCTCGGTCGGTGTGACGCTGCCCGACGGCGCCCGCCAGCTGCGTCAGTACAGCCTGGTCGGCATCGACGGGGAGGCGCTGACCTTCGCCGTCAAGCCCGTCGAGTCGACCGGCGACACCCCCGCCGGCGAGGTGTCCAACTGGCTGCGGGACAACCTGCAGGTCGGCGACCTGCTCGATGTCACGGTGCCGTTCGGGGATCTGCCGATGCCCGACGCGTCCGCGCCGATCGTGCTGATCTCCGCGGGCATCGGCATCACCCCGATGATCTCGATCCTTCAGCACCTGGCCGAGCAGGCCCCGCAGGCCATCGTGCGGGTGCTGCACGCCGACCGCAGCGCCGCCAGCCACCCGCTGCGCGACCGCCAGCTCGAGCTGGCCAGGCGGCTGCCGAACGCCACCGTCGAACTGTGGTACGAGCAGGGCGCCGAGGAGGTGGCCGCCCGCCCCGGCCAGATGAGCATCGGCGACGTCGACGTCCCCGCCGGCGCAAACGTCTACCTCTGCGGTCCGGACGGCTTCGTCCGGGCGCAGCGCGACGCGTTGACGATGTCCGGGGTGCCGGCCGCCCGGGTGCACTGCGAGCTGTTCAGCCCCAACGACTGGCTGCTGAACTGA
- a CDS encoding RrF2 family transcriptional regulator encodes MQLTRFTDLGLRAVMLLAAAEAREQRVTTRSIATAAGASENHIAKAVSRLAELGLVATRRGRAGGLALTDAGRNVSVGWLVRRLEGDQEVIDCAGDQPCPLVSACRLRRAMAAAKEAFYAELDRHTVTELAGDSSLPVVLQLNTDVLLTTERIPS; translated from the coding sequence GTGCAGCTCACCCGGTTCACCGACCTCGGCCTTCGGGCCGTGATGCTGCTCGCCGCCGCCGAGGCCCGCGAGCAGCGGGTCACCACCCGCAGCATCGCCACCGCGGCGGGGGCGTCGGAGAACCACATCGCCAAGGCGGTGTCCCGGCTGGCCGAACTCGGCCTCGTCGCGACCCGGCGCGGGCGGGCCGGCGGACTGGCGCTGACCGACGCCGGCCGCAACGTGTCCGTCGGCTGGCTGGTCCGTCGCCTGGAGGGTGACCAGGAGGTCATCGACTGTGCGGGGGACCAGCCCTGCCCGTTGGTGAGCGCCTGCCGGTTGCGCCGCGCGATGGCGGCCGCCAAGGAGGCGTTCTACGCCGAACTGGACCGGCACACCGTCACCGAACTCGCCGGGGACAGCTCGCTCCCCGTCGTATTGCAGCTGAACACCGACGTTCTGCTGACCACCGAAAGGATCCCGTCATGA
- a CDS encoding MBL fold metallo-hydrolase — MASGNDDRLYFRQLLSGRDFAAGDMIATQMRNFAYLIGDRETGDAVVVDPAYAAGDLVDVLENDGMRLSGVLVTHHHPDHVGGTMMGFTLSGLAELLERTSVPVHVNELEADWVANVTGIARSELTGHRHGDTVSVGDIDIELLHTPGHTPGSQCFLLDNRLVAGDTLFLDGCGRTDFPGGNVDDMFASLQQLARLSGDPTVFPGHWYSEEPSAALEDVKRTNYVYRASNLQQWQMLMGG, encoded by the coding sequence ATGGCTTCCGGTAACGACGACCGCCTCTACTTCCGCCAGCTGCTGTCCGGGCGGGATTTTGCCGCGGGCGACATGATCGCCACCCAGATGCGCAACTTCGCCTACCTGATCGGCGACCGGGAGACCGGTGACGCGGTGGTGGTGGATCCGGCCTACGCCGCCGGCGACCTCGTCGACGTGTTGGAGAACGACGGGATGCGGCTGTCCGGCGTGCTGGTCACCCACCACCATCCCGACCACGTCGGCGGCACCATGATGGGGTTCACGCTGTCCGGGCTGGCCGAACTGCTGGAGCGAACCAGCGTCCCGGTGCACGTCAACGAGCTGGAGGCGGACTGGGTGGCGAATGTCACCGGCATTGCGCGCAGCGAGCTGACCGGGCACCGGCACGGCGACACGGTGTCCGTCGGCGACATCGACATCGAACTGCTGCACACCCCCGGGCACACCCCGGGCAGCCAGTGTTTCCTGCTGGACAACCGGCTGGTCGCCGGGGACACCCTGTTCCTGGACGGCTGCGGCCGCACCGACTTCCCCGGCGGCAACGTCGACGACATGTTCGCCAGCCTGCAGCAACTGGCCCGACTGTCCGGCGATCCGACCGTCTTCCCGGGGCACTGGTACTCCGAAGAGCCCAGCGCCGCACTGGAGGACGTCAAGCGGACCAACTACGTCTATCGGGCCTCGAACCTGCAGCAATGGCAGATGCTGATGGGCGGCTGA
- the usfY gene encoding protein UsfY: MKGAYRDPVDHSRTTQPHAGESFIDTLWLPGLLSIALGVLGVAGFIAAIAYRHLELLPPLGLLTAALMVAGFALITAEHHRVNRVERRWLAEHPDRRPQLPAH; this comes from the coding sequence ATGAAAGGCGCCTATCGGGATCCGGTTGACCACTCCCGAACCACGCAACCGCATGCCGGGGAATCGTTCATCGACACGTTGTGGCTGCCCGGCCTGCTGTCCATCGCGCTGGGGGTGCTGGGCGTCGCCGGCTTCATCGCCGCCATCGCCTACCGCCACCTCGAGCTGTTGCCACCGCTGGGCCTGTTGACGGCGGCGCTGATGGTGGCCGGTTTCGCGTTGATCACCGCCGAACACCACCGGGTGAACCGGGTGGAGCGGCGCTGGTTGGCCGAGCATCCGGATCGCCGACCACAGCTGCCCGCGCACTGA